The following coding sequences lie in one Metopolophium dirhodum isolate CAU chromosome 5, ASM1992520v1, whole genome shotgun sequence genomic window:
- the LOC132945606 gene encoding piggyBac transposable element-derived protein 4-like — protein MSRDRFELLLRFWHFADNEETPDNDRIYKVRDLLERVVKNYQNVMEPDEYLAIDESMVPFRGRLKFKQYIPGKAHKYGVKLFKICEKNGYTHDLQVYAGKNQVDGKGLALRVVMELIRPYLNVGRTVVTDNLYTSMPLARELLKNNTHLVGTLRTNRVKLPEVLKTKLKKGQIIGKESTDGVVVAKWHDKRDVAMLSTKHGIEMIDTGKKNRNDEPILKPQIIIDYNSGKAGIDLSDQLSSYNSPIRKSIRWYHKVATEILLGTSVVNAFIVYNMKKLPNEKISITKFREMLVDELLGLDQLTNISEEPSNSNNKRKRVKHVFEESVERDHRNRKIRKRCLHCYSHKTTVLGSKSAALATKKNNAK, from the coding sequence ATGTCTCGAGATCGATTTGAATTACTCTTAAGATTTTGGCATTTTGCGGATAACGAGGAAACCCCTGACAATGATCGTATCTATAAAGTTCGTGATTTGCTCGAACgtgttgtaaaaaattatcaaaatgtcaTGGAACCAGATGAGTACTTAGCAATAGATGAGTCAATGGTTCCATTCCGTGGTCGATTGAAATTCAAGCAATACATACCCGGGAAGGCGCATAAATATGGAGTGaagctatttaaaatatgtgaaaaaaatgGATATACACATGATTTACAAGTATATGCTGGTAAAAATCAGGTAGATGGTAAAGGTCTAGCACTTAGAGTTGTAATGGAGTTAATTAGACCTTATTTAAATGTAGGACGTACTGTAGTTACAGATAACTTGTATACATCCATGCCATTGGCTCGTGAATTATTGAAGAACAACACACATCTGGTAGGAACATTGAGAACAAATCGTGTTAAGTTACCTGaagtgttaaaaacaaaattgaaaaaaggaCAAATAATTGGAAAAGAAAGTACAGATGGGGTAGTAGTCGCGAAATGGCACGACAAACGAGATGTTGCAATGTTGTCTACCAAACATGGTATTGAAATGATCGATACAGGCAAAAAGAATCGAAATGATGAACCGATTTTAAAACCACAAATAATTATAGACTACAACTCTGGAAAGGCAGGGATAGACTTATCCGACCAATTATCAAGTTATAATTCGCCGATACGTAAATCAATACGATGGTACCATAAAGTGGCCACTGaaattttattaggtacatcGGTGGTCAATgcttttattgtgtataatatgaagAAACTTCCAAACGAAAAAATTTCTATTACGAAATTTCGAGAAATGTTGGTAGATGAACTGTTAGGATTAGATCAATTAACCAACATATCTGAAGAGCCGtctaattcaaataataaacgtAAAAGAGTCAAACATGTTTTTGAAGAATCTGTAGAAAGGGACCATAGGAACAGGAAAATTAGAAAAAGATGCTTACACTGTTACTCACATAAAACCACAGTTTTAGGTTCAAAGTCAGCTGCACTTGCAACCAAAAAG